In Elusimicrobiota bacterium, the following are encoded in one genomic region:
- a CDS encoding ABC transporter ATP-binding protein: protein MKYDDLEHLEQKQITPKLLKRLLCYIYPYKTLVTKNIIFNILTTITAVMGPHIIKICIDKYISNSDVSGVMYMSLLFLGVTLLNWIFSVYQTRTTINLGQYVINDIRMELFKHVQILSMAFFDRTKQGRIIARLDNDITTMEWCLTWGIGVLINSVLTLFGAIYFMSKYDWRLCVIVGIILPPIIIATNIFRIKGMQNYRRVQESASRLIANFAETVSGIRIIQSFAREEENLTEYEQINLSHVSNTVGAAKVWSTYFPFLGLMAGIGVAITFLSGYKLVINNELKIGELSAYILYIGMFFGPIYMMSELYNSLLSTSAAAEKIFNLLDTKPEIKDVPQPIVLPNIKGEVVFQNVFLKYKDSKDSHWILKDINFTAKPGETIALVGQTGAGKTSIVSLIARLYEPQKGKILLDGIDMSKISLKYLHSHMAIVLQENFLFSGTIMSNIKYARPEATDEEVINASKFIGADKFIIKNPDGYNTEVKERGIGLSLGERQLICFTRALISNPNILILDEATSSVDAHTEHILQNALQKLLADRTSFVIAQRLSTVRKASQVLVVKDGMIVERGTHHSLLKQSGVYTQMYKEFMRK from the coding sequence ATGAAATATGATGATTTAGAACATCTTGAACAAAAACAAATTACACCTAAATTGTTAAAAAGACTGCTATGTTATATTTATCCGTACAAAACCCTTGTTACTAAAAATATAATTTTTAATATTTTAACAACGATTACTGCTGTAATGGGACCGCATATAATTAAAATATGTATTGATAAATATATTTCCAATAGCGATGTATCCGGCGTTATGTATATGAGTTTACTTTTTCTTGGTGTTACGCTTTTAAACTGGATTTTTTCTGTTTATCAAACAAGGACCACCATAAATCTCGGACAATATGTTATAAATGATATAAGGATGGAATTGTTTAAACATGTTCAAATTTTATCAATGGCGTTTTTTGACAGGACAAAACAAGGTAGAATAATTGCCAGGTTGGACAATGATATTACTACAATGGAATGGTGTTTAACCTGGGGTATCGGAGTATTAATTAATAGTGTTTTAACGTTATTCGGTGCCATTTATTTTATGAGTAAATATGATTGGAGATTGTGTGTTATAGTAGGGATAATATTACCGCCAATAATAATTGCAACAAATATTTTTCGGATTAAAGGTATGCAAAATTATAGAAGAGTTCAGGAAAGTGCCTCCCGTTTAATAGCTAATTTTGCAGAAACAGTATCAGGAATAAGGATTATTCAGTCTTTTGCACGGGAAGAAGAAAATCTAACGGAATATGAACAAATTAATTTATCTCACGTATCTAATACAGTAGGAGCAGCAAAAGTGTGGTCTACTTACTTTCCTTTTTTAGGTCTTATGGCAGGCATAGGTGTTGCCATAACTTTTCTGTCCGGTTATAAACTTGTAATAAACAATGAATTAAAGATAGGAGAACTAAGTGCTTATATATTATATATCGGTATGTTTTTTGGACCTATATATATGATGAGTGAACTTTATAATTCATTACTTTCTACTTCTGCAGCTGCAGAAAAAATATTTAATTTGTTAGATACCAAGCCTGAAATTAAAGATGTACCGCAACCGATAGTCTTACCTAATATTAAAGGCGAAGTCGTTTTTCAAAATGTATTTTTAAAATATAAAGATTCAAAAGATAGCCATTGGATATTAAAAGATATTAATTTTACTGCTAAACCAGGTGAAACTATTGCGTTAGTCGGACAGACTGGTGCAGGAAAAACCTCAATAGTAAGTCTTATAGCAAGATTATACGAACCTCAAAAAGGTAAGATACTTCTTGACGGCATTGATATGTCAAAAATATCCCTAAAATATCTGCATAGTCATATGGCTATTGTTTTACAAGAAAATTTTTTGTTTTCCGGCACAATAATGTCTAACATAAAATACGCCAGACCGGAAGCTACTGATGAAGAAGTTATAAATGCCTCAAAATTCATAGGTGCAGATAAATTTATTATAAAAAATCCGGATGGGTATAACACTGAAGTTAAAGAACGTGGAATTGGATTAAGTCTTGGGGAGCGACAGTTAATATGTTTTACAAGGGCATTGATATCAAATCCAAACATACTTATTTTAGATGAAGCAACAAGCTCTGTTGATGCGCATACCGAACATATTCTTCAGAACGCTCTTCAGAAATTATTAGCAGATAGAACATCATTTGTTATAGCACAGAGACTTTCTACTGTCCGAAAAGCCAGTCAGGTATTAGTTGTAAAAGACGGTATGATTGTGGAGAGAGGGACTCATCATAGTTTGCTTAAGCAATCCGGTGTTTATACTCAAATGTATAAAGAATTCATGCGGAAATAG